In one window of Calditrichota bacterium DNA:
- a CDS encoding cation transporter, which produces MKVSKTRKIRLAHANASVSEQIEKTLSNLDGVQNFNFDPQQQILTVTYDLEKIMFKTIESLLQSAGIRLDNNWFSKMKRNWHNFTEQNELDNLHVNPTCCSDPPEIIDQAKVS; this is translated from the coding sequence ATGAAAGTCTCAAAAACAAGAAAAATCAGATTGGCGCACGCAAACGCTAGTGTGAGCGAGCAAATTGAAAAGACTCTCTCAAATCTTGACGGCGTTCAAAATTTCAATTTTGATCCGCAACAGCAGATTCTGACGGTCACTTATGACCTGGAAAAAATTATGTTTAAAACGATCGAGTCATTATTACAATCTGCCGGCATTCGACTGGACAATAACTGGTTCAGCAAAATGAAGCGTAATTGGCATAATTTTACGGAGCAGAATGAACTGGACAATCTTCATGTCAATCCGACCTGCTGCTCAGATCCGCCGGAAATAATTGATCAGGCTAAAGTTTCCTAA
- a CDS encoding DUF2231 domain-containing protein: MIEIYLIHPVFVHFTIALFSLAVLLDILGRIFKKESFHVASWLNLLGSGLAVIATVIFGVIAESRAPHTDAGHELVKTHETIGFIVLGIILVLAIWRLILKGKLPVKGVAVYFAISIIGILLMFTGAYYGGEMVYTHGYGVKTAVAEEGVPHEHNEAEQSTLEKNQSLPESEAKEDSAHALKDKMNKATEHKQGVTHFH; encoded by the coding sequence ATGATCGAGATTTACTTAATCCACCCCGTTTTTGTGCATTTTACTATCGCGCTATTCTCCCTGGCTGTTTTGCTGGATATTTTGGGCAGGATATTTAAAAAGGAAAGTTTTCACGTCGCTTCCTGGCTCAATCTTCTCGGCAGCGGACTCGCTGTTATCGCGACTGTCATTTTTGGAGTGATTGCAGAAAGCCGAGCGCCACACACTGACGCGGGACATGAACTGGTAAAAACACATGAAACAATAGGCTTTATCGTTCTGGGAATTATTCTTGTCCTGGCGATCTGGCGTCTCATTTTGAAGGGTAAACTTCCGGTAAAAGGGGTGGCGGTTTATTTTGCCATTTCTATTATTGGCATTCTTCTCATGTTTACCGGTGCATATTACGGCGGTGAAATGGTTTATACTCATGGCTACGGAGTAAAAACGGCTGTTGCCGAGGAAGGCGTTCCACACGAGCATAATGAAGCAGAACAATCAACTTTAGAAAAAAACCAATCTTTGCCCGAAAGCGAAGCAAAGGAAGATTCCGCTCATGCATTAAAAGATAAAATGAATAAAGCTACTGAGCATAAGCAGGGCGTAACACATTTTCATTAA
- a CDS encoding efflux RND transporter permease subunit has product MIEKIIEWSLKNKFLVILFTGLIIIAGITAMVSINLDAIPDLSDVQVIILTEYPGQGPNVVEDQVTYPLTTAMLSVPYAKTVRGFSFFGFSMVYIIFEDGTDIYWARSRVLEYLNYAAKRLPEGVTPQIGPDATGVGWVYEYVLDGGDKYDLSELRSIQDWYLKYELSSVPGVAEVASIGGFVKQYQVEVDPNKLAAYKIPIQKVRMAIKRSNNDVGGRLLEMGETEFMVRGLGYIKSIDDLKSVPLGVDENGAPIYLHQVANIHLGPELRRGIAEWNGEGEAVGGVVVIRFGENALKVIENVKAKLADLKKGLPEGVTIKTAYDRSSLILRAINTLKEKLVEEMLVVALITIIFLLHFRSAFVAIFTLPVGILIAFIVMHLLGINANIMSLGGIAIAIGVMVDASVVMVENAHKHIEREHKNGGGVSHFDLILRSSKEVGPALFYSLVIITVSFLPVFSLQAQEGRLFSPLAYTKTFAMAASSVLAITIIPVLMFFFVRGKIRSEKTNPISRFFIGIYRPVINVVLRFRWLTVGIAIAILLLTLLPYSKLGSEFMPPLNEGDLLYMPTTYPGISITKAKELLQQTDKIIKSFPEVQHVFGKIGRAETATDPAPLTMIETTITLKDPKEWRPGMTIEKLINELDAAIQFPGLTNAWTMPIKTRIDMLSTGIKTPVGIKLMGASLDTLSELGQRIEAVVRKISGTLSVYSERVTGGNYLDFKIRRNEAARYGLTVGDVQDVIMSAIGGMNVTYTVEGLERYPVNVRYSRELRDNLPALKRVLVPTPTGAQIPLAQLSDISIHKGAAAIKSENARRTAWIYVDLKNIDVGTYVKNAKKIVYDEVRIPPGYSIVWSGQYEYMERAAKRLTLVVPFTIVIIFLLLFFHFKNLTESLLVMLSLLFALVGGVWLMFFSGYHMSVAVAVGFIALAGLAAETGVVMLVYLDEAFARFSAQGKMQTWGDLKSAIIEGAVNRVRPILMTVATTLIGLLPIMIGHGTGSQVMKRIAAPMVGGLISSTILTLIIIPVIYALWKRFVLRKVFIEAEANS; this is encoded by the coding sequence ATGATAGAGAAAATTATCGAATGGTCGTTAAAAAATAAATTTCTGGTGATCCTGTTCACCGGATTAATTATCATCGCCGGCATCACCGCCATGGTGAGCATAAATCTGGACGCCATCCCTGATTTGTCCGATGTGCAGGTGATTATTTTGACCGAATATCCGGGGCAGGGGCCTAACGTCGTCGAAGACCAAGTAACATATCCGTTAACAACGGCGATGCTATCTGTTCCTTATGCAAAAACAGTACGCGGTTTCTCGTTTTTCGGATTTTCCATGGTTTATATTATTTTTGAAGACGGCACCGACATTTACTGGGCGCGCAGCCGGGTGCTGGAATATTTGAATTACGCCGCCAAAAGATTGCCCGAGGGCGTCACGCCGCAAATCGGTCCCGATGCCACCGGTGTAGGCTGGGTTTACGAATATGTGCTCGATGGCGGCGATAAATATGATTTGTCAGAATTGCGCTCGATTCAGGACTGGTATTTGAAATATGAGCTTTCGTCAGTGCCTGGCGTGGCTGAAGTAGCTTCTATCGGCGGATTTGTCAAACAGTACCAGGTTGAAGTTGATCCCAATAAATTGGCTGCTTACAAAATTCCGATTCAAAAAGTCCGCATGGCAATCAAACGCAGCAACAACGATGTCGGCGGCAGATTGCTGGAAATGGGCGAGACAGAATTTATGGTACGCGGCCTCGGCTACATCAAATCTATCGACGATTTGAAATCTGTCCCCCTGGGCGTTGATGAAAACGGCGCGCCAATTTATTTGCATCAAGTGGCGAACATTCATTTAGGACCTGAATTGAGACGCGGCATTGCCGAATGGAACGGAGAAGGCGAAGCTGTTGGCGGTGTGGTTGTGATTCGTTTTGGTGAAAATGCATTAAAAGTGATCGAAAATGTTAAAGCGAAATTAGCGGATCTGAAAAAAGGTTTGCCGGAAGGAGTGACGATAAAAACCGCCTACGATCGTTCATCGCTCATCCTTCGCGCCATTAATACGCTCAAAGAAAAACTTGTTGAGGAAATGCTTGTCGTGGCATTGATCACGATTATTTTTCTGCTCCATTTCCGCAGCGCATTTGTAGCAATTTTTACATTGCCGGTCGGCATATTAATTGCATTCATCGTCATGCATTTACTTGGAATAAACGCGAACATCATGTCGCTGGGGGGAATTGCTATCGCCATCGGGGTGATGGTGGACGCCTCGGTGGTGATGGTGGAAAATGCGCATAAGCACATCGAGCGCGAACATAAAAACGGCGGCGGCGTAAGTCATTTTGATCTCATTCTCAGATCGTCCAAAGAAGTCGGCCCTGCGCTATTTTATTCTTTGGTAATTATTACTGTCTCTTTTTTACCGGTTTTTAGTTTACAGGCGCAAGAGGGTCGATTATTCAGCCCGCTGGCTTACACGAAAACTTTTGCCATGGCGGCTTCGTCAGTACTTGCCATTACGATTATTCCGGTGCTGATGTTTTTCTTTGTCCGGGGCAAAATACGCAGCGAAAAAACCAATCCCATCAGTCGCTTTTTTATTGGAATTTACAGACCAGTTATCAATGTCGTGTTGCGTTTTCGCTGGTTAACTGTAGGGATTGCCATTGCCATCTTGCTGCTCACTTTGCTCCCCTATTCCAAATTAGGGTCGGAATTTATGCCTCCGTTGAACGAAGGCGATTTGTTGTACATGCCGACAACTTATCCGGGAATTTCCATCACTAAAGCCAAAGAACTTTTGCAGCAAACGGACAAAATTATCAAAAGTTTTCCTGAAGTGCAGCATGTTTTCGGAAAAATCGGCAGAGCGGAAACAGCGACGGACCCGGCGCCGCTGACGATGATCGAAACGACAATCACGCTCAAAGACCCCAAAGAATGGCGTCCGGGAATGACAATTGAAAAATTAATCAACGAACTGGATGCCGCTATTCAATTCCCCGGTCTGACAAACGCCTGGACCATGCCCATCAAAACGAGAATAGACATGCTTTCCACCGGCATCAAGACGCCGGTTGGAATCAAGCTCATGGGCGCGAGTCTGGACACACTGAGTGAATTGGGACAGCGAATTGAAGCGGTTGTGCGCAAAATTTCCGGCACACTCTCGGTTTATTCGGAGCGAGTGACGGGCGGGAATTATCTGGATTTCAAAATCCGCCGCAACGAAGCTGCACGTTACGGTCTGACGGTGGGCGATGTGCAGGATGTGATCATGTCTGCCATCGGCGGCATGAACGTGACTTACACGGTCGAAGGATTGGAGCGATATCCGGTTAATGTCAGATACTCGCGCGAATTGAGAGACAATCTTCCGGCGCTGAAGAGAGTGCTTGTTCCCACGCCCACGGGCGCACAGATTCCATTGGCGCAATTATCGGATATTTCCATCCACAAAGGCGCGGCAGCCATAAAAAGCGAAAATGCTCGCAGAACGGCCTGGATTTATGTGGATTTGAAAAATATCGACGTGGGCACTTACGTAAAAAATGCTAAAAAAATCGTCTATGACGAAGTGCGAATTCCACCCGGCTACAGCATTGTCTGGTCTGGCCAGTACGAATATATGGAGCGCGCGGCAAAAAGATTGACGTTGGTTGTACCTTTCACAATTGTTATCATCTTTTTGCTGCTGTTTTTTCATTTCAAAAATCTGACGGAAAGTTTGCTGGTCATGTTGTCGCTGCTATTCGCGCTGGTTGGTGGCGTCTGGCTGATGTTTTTCAGCGGCTACCACATGAGCGTCGCTGTTGCCGTGGGCTTTATTGCATTAGCCGGATTGGCGGCGGAAACAGGAGTTGTGATGTTAGTGTATCTGGACGAAGCCTTTGCTCGTTTTAGCGCCCAGGGAAAAATGCAGACGTGGGGTGATCTCAAATCTGCCATTATTGAGGGCGCCGTCAATCGCGTCCGTCCGATACTGATGACTGTCGCCACAACTCTTATCGGCCTGCTGCCCATCATGATTGGCCATGGTACCGGATCCCAGGTGATGAAACGCATCGCCGCGCCCATGGTTGGCGGCTTGATTAGTTCGACAATCTTGACGTTGATTATCATTCCGGTGATTTACGCGCTGTGGAAGAGATTCGTGTTGAGGAAAGTATTTATCGAAGCAGAAGCAAACAGCTAA
- a CDS encoding efflux RND transporter periplasmic adaptor subunit has product MNQKKLILIIILALVAGIVIGGIGLSLIKSGDNTKTHDESEHEQGKQLYSCGMHPNVISDKPGNCPICGMKLTPVKGSAAAKTQTTEKKKGKILYWRAPMDPTYISDKPGKSPMGMDLVPVYEGEGGGTGEILIDAMTVQNMGVRTAPVQKRTLSRTIRTVGVIKYNEKKLYSVNAKISGWIEKLYADFAGLGVKKNQPLLEIYSPELVSAQEEYLLSLKNYQQLKDSPMADIRKNASTLLTASRNRLLNWDIPQQAIDDLEKRGKITKTMTLVAPADGVITQMKAREGAFVKAGTDLYHIADLSTVWVDVSVYEYEIPWIKLNMPAKMALSYLPEKTFFGKVTFIYPFLDQKTRNLKVRLEFPNAKLELKPDMYANIYIKAAADKKALVVPSEAVIRTGERDLVFIEREKGKFEPREVKLGLESEDGFVEIASGLFEGENVVTSGQFLLDSESKTQEVIKKMLEEKRQKQTPKMESGKSMKNMEKTTHETKQTSVSKAEEKKASFTKATTEPGAHSQETLALYTCPMHPDFVSDNPDQPCPECGMKLEKKKDISADTQLYTCTMHPEFVTDDPDARCSICEMKLVKKEK; this is encoded by the coding sequence ATGAATCAAAAAAAATTAATACTTATTATCATTCTCGCGCTGGTCGCCGGCATTGTCATCGGCGGAATCGGTTTGTCACTCATCAAGTCGGGCGATAACACAAAAACGCACGACGAATCTGAACACGAGCAAGGCAAACAGCTTTACTCGTGCGGCATGCACCCCAACGTGATTTCTGATAAGCCTGGAAATTGCCCCATTTGCGGCATGAAGCTCACGCCGGTCAAAGGCAGCGCCGCTGCAAAAACACAGACCACTGAAAAAAAGAAAGGCAAAATTTTGTACTGGCGCGCGCCAATGGATCCGACTTATATTTCCGATAAGCCGGGCAAATCTCCCATGGGCATGGATTTGGTTCCTGTCTATGAAGGAGAAGGCGGCGGCACAGGAGAAATCTTAATAGACGCCATGACGGTACAAAATATGGGCGTCAGAACCGCTCCCGTCCAAAAACGGACGCTCTCAAGAACCATCCGCACAGTCGGCGTGATCAAGTATAATGAAAAAAAATTGTATTCCGTGAATGCAAAAATCTCCGGTTGGATCGAGAAACTGTATGCTGATTTCGCCGGTCTGGGAGTCAAAAAAAACCAGCCGTTGCTGGAAATTTACTCCCCGGAATTGGTTTCGGCGCAAGAGGAATATTTGTTGTCTTTAAAAAATTATCAGCAATTGAAAGACAGTCCGATGGCCGATATTCGCAAAAATGCATCAACGCTGTTGACCGCGAGCCGCAATCGATTGTTGAATTGGGACATTCCGCAACAGGCGATTGACGATCTGGAAAAACGCGGAAAAATCACCAAAACGATGACTCTCGTCGCGCCGGCGGACGGCGTCATTACTCAAATGAAGGCCCGCGAAGGCGCTTTTGTCAAAGCAGGCACCGATTTGTACCACATCGCTGATTTGTCAACGGTATGGGTGGATGTAAGCGTTTATGAATATGAAATACCCTGGATTAAACTCAATATGCCGGCGAAGATGGCGCTCTCGTATTTGCCGGAAAAAACATTTTTCGGTAAGGTAACTTTCATTTATCCGTTTCTGGATCAGAAAACAAGAAATCTGAAAGTGCGGCTTGAGTTCCCCAATGCAAAATTAGAGCTTAAACCGGATATGTACGCCAATATTTACATTAAAGCCGCGGCAGACAAAAAGGCGCTGGTTGTTCCTTCCGAAGCTGTCATTCGCACCGGAGAACGCGATTTGGTTTTTATTGAACGCGAAAAGGGAAAATTCGAGCCTCGCGAAGTGAAATTAGGACTTGAAAGCGAAGACGGTTTCGTTGAGATTGCTTCAGGTCTGTTCGAAGGAGAAAATGTGGTTACCTCGGGACAGTTCCTGCTGGATTCAGAGAGCAAAACTCAGGAAGTAATCAAGAAGATGCTGGAGGAAAAAAGGCAAAAGCAAACCCCCAAAATGGAATCCGGCAAATCGATGAAGAACATGGAAAAAACAACTCACGAGACAAAACAAACATCCGTTTCAAAAGCAGAGGAAAAGAAAGCCTCCTTCACCAAGGCGACAACGGAGCCTGGCGCGCATTCCCAGGAGACGTTGGCTCTTTACACTTGCCCGATGCATCCGGACTTTGTCAGCGACAATCCGGATCAACCATGCCCGGAATGCGGCATGAAATTGGAGAAGAAAAAAGATATTTCTGCAGACACACAATTGTACACCTGCACCATGCATCCCGAATTTGTCACCGACGATCCTGATGCCAGGTGCTCGATTTGCGAAATGAAATTAGTAAAAAAGGAAAAATAA
- a CDS encoding TolC family protein, with translation MRSYVTLLIFLIMSTFNSLEAVPGAESDSTGLRHLIAEAIENNPDYQAAQKRASSLHASIEPAGALPDPRIGFAVANLPTNSFVFDQEPMTGKKISLMQALPFPGKLGLKSDIAEANYWQAKFQADELKNNLIRTVKKNYYQLYLIDRSIETVKKNKELLQQMKNIAETKYAVGQGLQQDVLKSHVELSKLNDKLIQLHRKRERVVFSLNKILNRPLATQISEVVLPDVDIPAVETGKLFSLAEKNRPLLKVWQKAVEQSQTGEKLAKRNYWPDFALGVAYTQRDDLANGAKMNDFLSAEISLNLPIYFFKKQKYEVQRRQFKTVSLREKFQSVKNNVQFQIEDALGEIKKFEELITLYRDGIIPQAQQSFNSALSGYQVDKVDFLTLFNNQMTLFNFELDFYRVQTGKLNAIADFEFALGVSVASLK, from the coding sequence ATGCGATCTTATGTTACCCTGTTAATTTTTTTAATTATGAGTACCTTCAATTCTCTCGAGGCGGTGCCTGGCGCGGAATCAGATTCTACCGGATTGAGGCATTTGATTGCCGAAGCAATTGAAAATAATCCGGATTATCAGGCCGCGCAAAAACGAGCTTCTTCTTTACACGCTTCAATCGAACCGGCCGGCGCTCTGCCGGATCCGCGAATCGGCTTTGCAGTAGCAAATTTGCCAACGAATAGCTTTGTCTTTGATCAGGAGCCAATGACCGGAAAAAAGATTTCTCTCATGCAAGCTTTACCATTCCCCGGAAAATTGGGACTTAAATCTGACATTGCCGAAGCAAATTACTGGCAGGCAAAATTTCAGGCGGATGAATTGAAAAACAATTTAATTCGCACTGTGAAAAAAAACTATTACCAACTTTACCTCATCGACCGATCCATTGAAACCGTGAAAAAAAATAAAGAATTGCTTCAGCAGATGAAAAATATTGCCGAAACAAAATATGCCGTAGGGCAGGGCTTGCAACAGGATGTTTTGAAATCTCACGTGGAATTGAGCAAGTTGAACGATAAATTGATCCAATTGCACCGCAAGCGAGAGCGCGTCGTTTTTTCTTTAAATAAAATTTTGAACAGACCGTTGGCGACGCAAATCAGTGAAGTTGTTTTGCCGGACGTGGATATCCCTGCCGTTGAAACGGGAAAATTATTTTCGCTGGCTGAAAAAAATCGACCGTTACTCAAGGTGTGGCAGAAAGCGGTGGAACAATCGCAAACAGGAGAAAAACTGGCGAAGCGAAACTATTGGCCTGATTTTGCCCTGGGCGTGGCTTACACCCAGCGAGACGACTTAGCAAATGGCGCAAAAATGAACGACTTTTTATCGGCGGAAATTTCGCTGAATTTGCCAATTTATTTTTTCAAAAAACAGAAATATGAAGTCCAGCGTCGCCAGTTCAAGACAGTCTCGTTGCGCGAAAAATTTCAGAGCGTTAAAAATAACGTGCAATTTCAAATCGAAGATGCCCTGGGCGAAATAAAAAAATTTGAGGAATTAATCACTCTTTATCGCGACGGGATTATTCCCCAGGCGCAGCAATCGTTCAATTCAGCGCTTTCCGGCTACCAGGTCGACAAAGTGGATTTTTTGACTTTGTTCAACAATCAAATGACGTTGTTCAATTTTGAACTCGATTTTTACCGCGTGCAAACGGGGAAACTAAACGCCATTGCCGATTTCGAATTTGCACTGGGAGTTTCCGTCGCTTCTTTAAAATAA
- a CDS encoding DMT family transporter yields MVGEIAGLLTAVAWSFTSIFFTMAAKRAGAVSVNLLRLLFALVFLMIIHTFLFGAPIPSNAGVSRWLWLGLSGFIGLVLGDTLLLFAFMAIGTRLSMLLLSLVPIISTFFAWVILGENLRLIEIFAIVVTVGGIAWVVTERNNSEENARARKLLLGIILGIGSAFGQAFALITAKKGMAGNFPALSATLMRILVAMIIFWSYSVLRGQARATLALIKQKQIFRPILGGTLFGPVIGIWLSLIAIKYANVGIASTLMALPPVLLIPLTHSFFKEKITARSVFGTLLAMTGVAVIFLT; encoded by the coding sequence ATGGTTGGCGAAATCGCCGGACTGCTGACGGCAGTGGCATGGTCATTCACGTCTATTTTTTTCACAATGGCAGCGAAACGCGCAGGCGCGGTTTCGGTGAATCTGTTGCGGCTGTTATTCGCATTGGTTTTTTTGATGATTATCCATACTTTTCTTTTCGGCGCGCCAATTCCATCGAATGCCGGCGTCAGCCGTTGGCTTTGGCTGGGTCTGTCCGGATTTATCGGTCTCGTGCTCGGTGATACGCTTTTGCTGTTCGCGTTCATGGCAATTGGCACGCGACTGTCCATGTTGCTGCTGTCGTTAGTGCCGATTATTTCCACATTTTTCGCGTGGGTTATTTTAGGCGAAAATTTGCGCTTGATTGAAATATTTGCCATCGTAGTAACTGTCGGCGGCATTGCCTGGGTTGTTACGGAAAGAAATAATTCTGAAGAAAATGCTAGGGCAAGAAAACTGTTATTGGGTATTATTCTCGGCATCGGCAGCGCATTTGGCCAGGCTTTCGCGCTCATTACAGCCAAAAAAGGCATGGCAGGAAATTTCCCCGCGCTTTCCGCAACGCTGATGCGCATTTTAGTCGCCATGATTATTTTCTGGAGCTACTCCGTTCTGCGCGGTCAGGCGAGAGCGACTCTCGCATTGATCAAGCAGAAACAGATTTTTCGCCCGATTTTAGGCGGCACACTGTTCGGCCCGGTCATTGGCATCTGGCTGTCGCTCATCGCCATTAAATACGCCAACGTGGGCATCGCTTCCACGCTGATGGCGTTGCCGCCAGTGCTACTCATTCCGCTTACACATTCCTTTTTCAAAGAAAAAATCACCGCCCGCTCGGTGTTTGGCACGTTGCTCGCGATGACCGGCGTCGCTGTGATTTTTCTGACATGA
- a CDS encoding T9SS type A sorting domain-containing protein: protein MKTAHVSSAIFRNNNYLKLSTALALFCLMLFLLSNFSLLLADEAVQIGGTNCPNALADNNTRKIVRTSFDRRVVVFQDSSNHRPAIKLTFSDDGINWTEPSLLDFGSEPSLAIGQDDQIYSCWIGEDGDRVAICLLTPDTSTSSLVALKLWVCPAFNEPLQHPAIEVTKNSVNLVYQAPLDSLTHIYYQRYSRDLQQTLSTFIRLSDENEQSEFPVIAGDLYFEQDLIYIFWTDAASGQQDSKIRFSSIEEHVYADSIGGSISLGGELPFTNVSINSASLSAGTNTVIASFVSADQSSFITAMLSYSASGFEVDNSDVIQVTQNPMPSVDDVYIQSCAVCWCDSNAIFYSQNHNGHFIIDPVAVSARDVNARQPNVCYRSFRQDIFDVVWLEGDTPPFRVMYRRMKKDYGPVNVEKLPDPSNIPQNFDLLPCYPNPFNLETVIPVAIKKPTNATISIYDVNGKLVQKIFSGQLSPGVHKFHWNAKNSIQKIVGSGLYFVRLGANGRTETRKLILVK from the coding sequence ATGAAAACTGCACACGTATCTTCTGCCATTTTTCGAAACAACAACTACTTAAAACTGTCTACCGCTCTCGCTCTTTTTTGTCTGATGCTGTTTTTGCTTAGCAACTTTTCTCTGCTACTTGCCGATGAAGCCGTACAAATCGGGGGGACGAACTGTCCAAACGCATTAGCCGATAACAATACCAGAAAAATAGTGCGCACATCTTTTGATCGCCGCGTGGTTGTTTTTCAGGATAGTTCGAATCACAGACCTGCGATTAAATTGACTTTCAGTGATGACGGAATAAACTGGACAGAACCCAGCCTATTGGATTTTGGCAGCGAACCCTCTCTTGCTATCGGACAAGACGATCAAATTTATAGCTGCTGGATAGGCGAAGACGGAGACCGAGTTGCCATTTGTTTATTGACTCCCGATACGAGCACATCTTCACTCGTTGCATTGAAACTTTGGGTCTGTCCGGCGTTTAATGAGCCCCTTCAGCATCCGGCAATTGAGGTTACAAAAAATTCTGTAAATCTGGTTTACCAAGCCCCGCTGGATAGTCTGACCCATATTTACTATCAGCGCTATAGCAGGGATTTGCAGCAAACTCTTTCAACATTCATTCGTTTGAGCGATGAAAATGAGCAATCTGAATTTCCGGTTATCGCCGGCGACCTGTATTTTGAACAAGATTTGATTTACATTTTCTGGACAGACGCCGCTTCCGGGCAGCAGGACAGCAAAATCCGCTTCAGCTCAATTGAGGAACATGTTTACGCTGATAGTATTGGCGGCTCCATAAGTTTGGGCGGAGAGCTTCCCTTTACGAATGTTTCTATTAATTCCGCCTCTTTAAGCGCAGGCACCAATACGGTCATCGCTTCTTTTGTGTCGGCAGACCAATCATCTTTTATTACCGCCATGCTTTCGTATTCAGCTTCCGGATTTGAAGTGGATAATTCTGATGTGATTCAGGTAACTCAAAACCCCATGCCTTCGGTGGACGATGTCTATATCCAATCCTGTGCGGTTTGCTGGTGCGATAGTAATGCGATTTTTTATTCGCAAAATCATAACGGTCATTTTATAATTGATCCTGTTGCTGTGAGCGCCCGGGATGTAAATGCCCGCCAACCGAACGTTTGCTATAGAAGTTTTCGTCAGGACATTTTTGACGTTGTGTGGCTTGAAGGTGACACGCCGCCTTTTCGCGTGATGTATCGCCGCATGAAAAAAGATTACGGCCCTGTCAACGTCGAAAAATTGCCTGATCCTTCAAATATTCCGCAAAATTTTGACTTACTTCCCTGTTATCCAAATCCGTTCAATCTGGAGACTGTCATTCCTGTTGCCATTAAAAAACCTACAAATGCAACTATCTCTATTTACGATGTGAACGGGAAATTGGTACAAAAAATATTTTCAGGTCAGTTGTCGCCCGGTGTTCATAAATTTCATTGGAATGCGAAAAATAGCATTCAGAAAATTGTGGGCAGCGGACTGTATTTTGTACGGCTTGGGGCAAACGGAAGAACAGAAACGCGCAAACTCATTTTAGTAAAATAA
- a CDS encoding cytochrome ubiquinol oxidase subunit I has product MDVVLLSRLQFALTIGFHFLFPPLTLGLSLIIVILESLYLKKRDEVYKNLSSFLVKILGLIFVIGTATGIVMEFSFGTNWSNYSRIVGDVFGAPLAAEGVFAFFLESMFLGVLVFGRKKVSQKFYWWSAFFVFFGSHLSGLWIIIANSWMQTPAGYVLQNGRAILDNFFAAAVNHSTFVRYSHTIISGWIMGGFFVAGVAAWYLLKNRNLKEAKLALKIAVIVILITSIAELFVGHWHSVQVAKTQPAKLAAFEALYDTQEGAPLAVFGIPDAANQKNHLYIGLPKMLSFLLHFDTDAKVLGLNEFPEADRPPVFLPFVSYHVMILLGSLFILYGLVGAFLLVTDKIWNARWYLKALIVGIVLPVFAIQFGWIAAEVGRQPWVVYGILRTSQAASVVVPAGQVLFSLIMFALIYLLLFILFIRFLLKIIQKGPQPTAAA; this is encoded by the coding sequence ATGGACGTCGTTTTGCTATCCCGCCTTCAGTTTGCCCTGACGATCGGATTCCATTTTCTTTTTCCGCCGCTTACGCTTGGTCTTTCGCTCATTATCGTCATCTTGGAGTCCCTTTATTTGAAAAAGAGAGATGAGGTTTACAAAAATCTCTCTTCATTTCTGGTGAAAATACTGGGTCTTATTTTTGTCATTGGCACGGCAACCGGTATTGTCATGGAATTTTCCTTTGGCACGAACTGGTCAAATTATTCCAGGATTGTTGGTGATGTTTTCGGGGCACCGCTGGCGGCGGAAGGAGTTTTTGCCTTTTTTCTGGAATCAATGTTTTTAGGTGTGCTGGTTTTCGGCAGGAAAAAAGTCTCACAAAAATTCTACTGGTGGTCCGCCTTTTTCGTTTTCTTCGGCTCTCATTTGTCAGGACTTTGGATCATCATCGCCAACTCCTGGATGCAGACGCCGGCAGGCTATGTCTTGCAAAATGGTCGTGCAATTCTCGATAACTTTTTTGCCGCGGCAGTCAATCATTCTACTTTTGTCCGCTATAGTCACACGATTATTTCGGGCTGGATCATGGGAGGCTTTTTCGTCGCCGGAGTTGCCGCCTGGTACCTTCTGAAAAATCGCAATTTGAAAGAGGCAAAATTGGCGCTGAAAATTGCGGTGATCGTCATTCTGATTACTTCAATCGCGGAACTGTTTGTCGGACACTGGCATTCGGTGCAAGTCGCAAAAACACAGCCGGCAAAATTAGCGGCTTTTGAGGCGCTTTACGATACGCAAGAGGGAGCGCCGCTGGCAGTTTTTGGCATTCCTGACGCCGCAAATCAAAAAAATCATTTGTATATCGGTCTTCCCAAAATGCTCAGCTTTTTGCTCCATTTTGATACGGATGCAAAAGTGCTGGGTTTGAATGAATTTCCTGAAGCCGACAGACCGCCTGTTTTTCTGCCTTTCGTTTCTTACCACGTGATGATTCTTTTGGGGAGCCTATTCATCCTGTACGGTCTTGTCGGGGCTTTTCTCCTGGTAACAGATAAAATCTGGAATGCAAGGTGGTATTTGAAAGCTTTGATCGTCGGTATTGTGCTGCCGGTATTTGCCATACAATTTGGCTGGATCGCCGCCGAAGTGGGACGACAGCCGTGGGTGGTTTACGGCATTTTGCGCACGTCGCAGGCGGCGTCTGTTGTGGTGCCGGCTGGTCAGGTTTTGTTTTCTCTGATCATGTTCGCGCTGATTTATCTTTTATTATTCATTCTTTTCATTCGCTTCTTGTTGAAAATTATCCAAAAAGGACCGCAGCCAACAGCCGCTGCATAG